The Pseudomonas multiresinivorans DNA window ACATGGCTTCGGCGCAGTCTCGGGCCAGACGGGTGGCGTCAGTCATGAAAAGTTCTCCCCTCGGCATGCAGGCGGCGCAGCAGCAGGGACGGGCGATAGCGGTCCTCGCCGTAGGCGGTCTGCAGGTTGTCGAGTACGCGCAGCACGTTGCCGATGCCGATCTGCCCGGCCCAGGCCAGCGGGCCCTGCGGGTAGTTCACGCCGGCGCGCATGGCGAGGTCGATATCAGCGGCGCTTCCCACGCCTTGCAGCACGGCATCGGCGCCTTCGTTGGCAAGCATCGCCACGGTGCGCAGCACGGCGAGACCGGGTGTGTCGCTCAGGCGGCTGGTGGCGATTCCTGCCTTGGCCAGCAGGGCGACGGCCTGGTCCAGTGCTTCGGGCGTGGTGTCCGCCGAGCAGGAAATGCCCAGGCGCGAGGCCTTGGCGTAATCCAGCGCGAGGTCGATCAGCACCAGATTGCGCAGGCCGTCCTGCTTGGCGCGCTGGCTGGCGAGACGGCCATCGGACAGTGCGATTACCGCATCACCGACACGCAGCAGGCCATTGCCGGCGCGCTGGACGATCTCGATGCCGGCGTCTTTCAGGCGCTGCGCCAGCGGCTGGGCGACGCCCAGGTCGCCTTCCAGTACGCAGGCGCTGACATTCGAGGCGCTGCTCAGGCTGGCCGGCTGCGGGCGCTCGGCACCTTCGGCGTAGTCGTAGAAGCCGCGGCCGGTCTTGCGGCCGAGGCGACCGGCGTCCACCAGCTCCTTCTGGATCAGCGAGGGCTGGAAGCGGAAGTCGCCGTAATAGGCGGCGAACACCGAGCAGGTCACGGCGTAGTTGACGTCGTGGCCGATCAGGTCGGTCAGCTCGAAGGCGCCCATGCGGAAGCCGCCGGCATCGCGCATCAGCGCATCCAGCGTCGCGCAGTCGGCGGCGCCTTCCTGCAGCAGGCGCAGGCTTTCGGCGTAGAAGGGGCGCGCCACGCGGTTGACGATGAAGCCGGGGGTGGATCGGGTGTGAACCGGCTTCTTGCCCCAGACCAGCGAGGTGGCGTACAGGCTGTCGGCCAGCGCCGGATCGGTGGCGAGGCCGGAGACGACTTCCACCAGCGCCATCAGCGGCGCCGGGTTGAAGAAGTGCATGCCGACTACTTGCTGCGGGCGTTTGAGGCCGGCGGCGAGGCTGGTGATGGACAGCGAGGAGGTGTTGCTGGCGAGGATGCAGTCCTCTGCACACAGCGCTTCCAGCTGCTGGAACAGGCCGCGCTTGATCTCCAGGTTCTCGACGATGGCCTCGATCACCAGCTTAGAGTCGGCCAGCGCCTCGATGGCTTCCACCGGTTGCAGGCGGGCGACGATGGCGCTGCGAGCTTCGG harbors:
- the paaH gene encoding 3-hydroxyacyl-CoA dehydrogenase PaaH encodes the protein MIALQQDAKVAVIGAGAMGAGIAQVAAQAGHPVKLYDNRPGAAAQAIDGIDRQLGRLVEKGKLGAEARSAIVARLQPVEAIEALADSKLVIEAIVENLEIKRGLFQQLEALCAEDCILASNTSSLSITSLAAGLKRPQQVVGMHFFNPAPLMALVEVVSGLATDPALADSLYATSLVWGKKPVHTRSTPGFIVNRVARPFYAESLRLLQEGAADCATLDALMRDAGGFRMGAFELTDLIGHDVNYAVTCSVFAAYYGDFRFQPSLIQKELVDAGRLGRKTGRGFYDYAEGAERPQPASLSSASNVSACVLEGDLGVAQPLAQRLKDAGIEIVQRAGNGLLRVGDAVIALSDGRLASQRAKQDGLRNLVLIDLALDYAKASRLGISCSADTTPEALDQAVALLAKAGIATSRLSDTPGLAVLRTVAMLANEGADAVLQGVGSAADIDLAMRAGVNYPQGPLAWAGQIGIGNVLRVLDNLQTAYGEDRYRPSLLLRRLHAEGRTFHD